The following proteins are encoded in a genomic region of Populus trichocarpa isolate Nisqually-1 chromosome 13, P.trichocarpa_v4.1, whole genome shotgun sequence:
- the LOC18104408 gene encoding FT-interacting protein 7, whose product MTILVVEVHDACDLMPKDGHGSASPYVEVDFDEQKQRTQTKPQELNPIWNEKLVFSVRNPRDLPNKTIEVVVYNDRKGGHNKNFLGCVRISGISVPLLSDSEAIDPQRYPLDKRGPFSHVKGDVALKIYAAHDGSHPPPPPPPTNAGNIETEATPVFQEIKTTMLQEDVIDDHEKKKKKKKNKDKEVRTFHTIGTATAAPAAAPAPPVSTGFVFQPQVMKEKAPTVETRTDFARAGPPTAMNMQMPRQNPEFLLVETSPPVAARMRYRGWDKMASTYDLVEQMHYLYVSVVKARDLPVMDVSGSLDPYVEVKLGNYKGKTKYLEKNQSPVWTQIFAFAKDRLQSNLLEVTVKDKDFGKDDFVGRVFFDLSEVPLRVPPDSPLAPQWYILEDKKGVKTRGEIMLAVWMGTQADESFPEAWHSDAHDISHTNLSNTRSKVYFSPKLYYLRVHVIEAQDLVPSDRGRMPDVYVKVQLGNQLRVTKPSEMRTINPIWNDELIFVASEPFEDFIIVSVEDRIGQGKVEILGRVILSVRDVPTRLETHKLPDPRWLNLLRPSFIEEGDKKKDKFSSKILLCLCLDAGYHVLDESTHFSSDLQPSSKHLRKQNIGILELGILSARNLLPLKGKDGRTTDAYCVSKYGNKWVRTRTILDTLNPRWNEQYTWDVYDPCTVITIGVFDNCHINGSKEDARDQRIGKVRIRLSTLETNRIYTHYYPLLVLTHSGLKKHGELHLALRFTCTAWVNMLAHYGKPLLPKMHYYHPISVRHIDWLRHQAMQIVAARLARSEPPLRREAVEYMLDVDYHMWSLRRSKANVHRMMSMLSGVTAVCKWFNDICYWRNPITTCLVHVLFFILVCYPELILPTIFLYLFVIGLWNYRFRPRHPPHMDTRLSQADNAHPDELDEEFDTFPASRPSDIVRMRYDRMRSVAGRVQTVVGDLASQGERAQALLSWRDPRATAIFILFSLIGAVLIYVTLFQVVAVLVGLYVLRHPRFRSRMPSVPVNFFKRLPSRADMLL is encoded by the coding sequence TCTGATTCCGAGGCCATTGATCCCCAGAGATACCCTCTTGATAAACGTGGCCCCTTTTCGCATGTCAAAGGTGATGTAGCACTCAAGATTTATGCAGCACATGATGGTAGccaccctcctcctcctcctcctccgacAAATGCTGGCAATATTGAGACTGAAGCAACTCCAGTATTTCAAGAAATCAAGACCACCATGCTTCAAGAAGATGTTATTGATGATCacgagaagaaaaagaagaagaagaaaaataaggataaagAAGTGAGGACTTTTCACACTATAGGGACTGCAACTGCTGCTCCCGCTGCTGCTCCGGCTCCTCCTGTGTCTACCGGGTTCGTATTTCAGCCTCAAGTTATGAAAGAAAAGGCTCCTACAGTTGAGACAAGGACTGATTTTGCTCGAGCAGGGCCACCTACTGCTATGAATATGCAGATGCCTAGGCAGAATCCTGAATTCTTGTTGGTAGAGACCAGTCCACCGGTGGCTGCACGTATGCGATACAGAGGATGGGACAAGATGGCAAGTACTTATGATTTGGTGGAGCAGATGCATTACTTGTATGTGAGTGTGGTTAAGGCCAGAGATCTTCCTGTTATGGATGTTTCTGGGAGTCTTGATCCATATGTTGAAGTTAAGCTGGGGAACTATAAAGGAAAGACTAAATACTTGGAGAAGAACCAAAGCCCGGTGTGGACGCAAATATTTGCATTCGCAAAGGATAGATTGCAGTCCAATTTACTTGAAGTTACTGTGAAGGATAAGGATTTTGGCAAGGATGATTTTGTGGGCAGAGTTTTTTTTGATCTATCGGAAGTCCCTCTTCGAGTGCCACCGGATAGTCCTCTGGCTCCTCAGTGGTACATATTGGAGGACAAGAAGGGGGTCAAGACCAGAGGAGAGATTATGCTTGCAGTTTGGATGGGAACACAGGCTGATGAGTCATTTCCTGAGGCATGGCATAGTGATGCTCATGACATTAGTCATACGAACCTTTCCAACACACGATCGAAGGTCTACTTTTCGCCGAAGCTGTATTACCTTCGAGTTCATGTCATTGAAGCCCAAGATCTTGTCCCCTCCGATAGGGGCCGCATGCCAGATGTGTATGTAAAAGTTCAACTTGGTAATCAGTTAAGGGTCACTAAGCCTTCGGAGATGCGAACCATTAATCCAATTTGGAATGATGAGCTTATATTTGTTGCGTCTGAGCCTTTTGAGGATTTCATAATTGTGTCTGTTGAGGACAGGATAGGACAAGGCAAGGTTGAGATACTGGGAAGGGTCATTTTATCAGTTAGGGATGTACCAACAAGACTTGAGACGCATAAGCTCCCAGATCCTCGCTGGTTAAATCTCCTCAGGCCTTCGTTCATAGAAGAGGGTGACAAGAAGAAAGATAAATTCTCAAGCAAGATCCTACTCTGTCTCTGTTTAGATGCAGGGTATCACGTCCTTGATGAGTCTACGCATTTTAGCAGTGATCTGCAGCCGTCATCCAAGCACCTGAGGAAGCAAAATATTGGAATCCTTGAACTTGGGATTCTCAGTGCACGAAATCTGCTGCCATTGAAGGGAAAGGATGGCAGGACTACTGATGCGTATTGTGTGTCCAAGTATGGCAACAAATGGGTTCGAACCAGAACAATTCTCGATACTCTGAATCCTCGTTGGAATGAGCAGTATACTTGGGATGTTTATGATCCTTGCACTGTGATCACCATTGGTGTCTTTGACAATTGCCACATTAATGGAAGCAAAGAAGATGCAAGAGATCAGAGAATTGGGAAGGTAAGGATTCGGCTATCAACTTTGGAAACTAATCGAATATATACACATTATTATCCATTGCTAGTTCTTACCCACTCTGGATTAAAGAAGCATGGGGAACTTCACTTGGCATTAAGGTTTACATGCACAGCTTGGGTTAATATGTTGGCTCACTATGGCAAGCCATTGCTTCCCAAAATGCACTATTACCACCCAATTTCTGTTAGGCACATTGACTGGCTCCGCCACCAGGCAATGCAGATAGTGGCAGCAAGGCTAGCAAGATCTGAGCCACCGCTTAGGCGTGAAGCTGTGGAGTACATGTTAGATGTGGATTACCATATGTGGAGTTTGAGGAGAAGCAAAGCTAATGTTCATCGCATGATGTCAATGCTTTCAGGGGTCACGGCTGTCTGTAAATGGTTTAATGACATTTGCTACTGGAGAAATCCAATAACAACATGTCTAGTGCACGTGTTGTTCTTCATACTGGTTTGCTATCCAGAGTTGATACTGCCCACAATCTTTCTCTATCTGTTTGTGATTGGGTTATGGAATTATCGGTTCAGGCCAAGGCACCCTCCTCACATGGATACTAGGCTTTCACAGGCAGACAACGCCCATCCAGATGAACTTGATGAGGAATTTGATACATTCCCAGCATCCCGGCCATCGGACATTGTGAGGATGAGATATGACAGGATGAGAAGTGTTGCCGGTAGGGTGCAGACAGTGGTTGGAGATTTGGCAAGCCAAGGGGAAAGAGCTCAGGCACTACTAAGTTGGAGGGATCCAAGGGCTACGGCAATCTTTATCCTCTTTTCATTAATCGGGGCTGTACTTATTTATGTCACTCTATTCCAGGTAGTGGCAGTGCTGGTTGGACTCTACGTGCTTCGACATCCCAGGTTCAGGAGCCGGATGCCCTCTGTGCCTGTCAACTTCTTCAAGAGATTACCGTCCAGAGCAGATATGTTACTTTGA
- the LOC18104409 gene encoding uncharacterized protein LOC18104409: MEDIEDLLVGNGSGSPPGFRLPLNAVGVNLKKNKNKPKLHAKQLSETPISSKIPGTQTIYIKTFGCSHNQSDSEYMAGQLSSFGYSLSDSPEEADLWLINTCTVKSPSQSAMDTLISKGKSAKKPLVVAGCVPQGSRNVKELEGVSIVGVQQIDRVVEVVEETLKGHEVRLLNRKTLPALDLPKVRKNKFVEILPINVGCLGACTYCKTKHARGHLGSYTVDSLAGRVKTVIDDGVKEIWLSSEDTGAYGRDIGVNLPILLNAIVAELPSDGSTMLRIGMTNPPFILEHLKEIAEVLRHPCVYSFLHVPVQSGSDAILTAMNREYTVNEFRTVVDTLTELVPGMQIATDIICGFPGETDKDFSQTVNLIKAYKFAQVHISQFYPRPGTPAARMKKVPSNIVKQRSRELTSVFEAFTPYNGMEGRVERIWITDIAADGIHLVGHTKAYVQVLIVAQESMLGTSAIVKITSVGRWSVFGEVIETLNQINQKSKSVEKMLSEEKCSPCSDPCDSCACSGESEPCACGPESCGGQSTIEQSDVLQNEVLREDQNRRNLIGWLLRKRKNQAQKMVENGIASGSQKKQEWAKGAPEEWGVVDRALLGGLIVSVFTTVAILIHLGFKTMSSK, encoded by the exons ACAATATATATCAAGACTTTTGGATGCTCCCATAACCAG AGTGATAGTGAATATATGGCCGGACAACTTTCATCATTTGGTTATTCATTAAGTGATAGTCCTGAGGAGGCAGACCTGTGGCTGATCAATAC ATGCACTGTAAAATCACCAAGTCAATCTGCCATGGACACTCTAATATCAAAGGGTAAAAGTGCAAAAAAACCACTTGTGGTGGCTGGGTGTGTGCCTCAAGGAAGTCGGAACGTGAAAGAATTAGAAGGAGTCAGTATAGTTGGAGTCCAGCAAATAGATCGTGTAGTTGAAGTTGTAGAGGAGACTTTAAAAGGTCATGAAGTGCGGCTTTTGAACCGCAAGACATTGCCAGCACTTGACCTCCCCAAG GTGCGAAAGAACAAATTTGTTGAGATTCTTCCCATTAATGTTGGGTGTTTGGGGGCCTGTACTTATTGCAAGACAAAGCATGCCCGTGGGCATTTAGGGAGCTACACTGTCGATAGCCTT GCAGGGCGTGTAAAAACAGTTATAGATGATGGAGTAAAGGAAATATGGTTGAGTAGTGAAGATACAGGAGCTTATG GTCGTGACATTGGGGTTAATCTTCCAATTTTATTGAATGCTATTGTTGCTGAACTTCCTTCTGATGGAAGCACAATGCTTCGAATTGGGATGACAAATCCACCTTTTATTCTGGAGCACCTGAAAGAGATAGCAGAAGTTCTGCGCCATCCATGTGTATACTCCTTTCTTCACGTGCCAGTGCAGTCTGGTAGTGATGCCATTTTGACT GCAATGAATCGAGAATACACTGTGAATGAATTCAGGACTGTGGTTGATACCTTGACTGAGCTAGTTCCAGGGATGCAGATTGCTACCGATATAATATGTGGATTCCCTG GTGAAACAGATAAAGATTTTTCTCAAACAGTCAACCTTATTAAAGCGTACAAGTTTGCTCAAGTTCATATCTCGCAGTTCTATCCTAGACCAG GGACACCTGCTGCAAGGATGAAGAAGGTTCCAAGTAACATAGTGAAGCAAAGAAGCCGTGAATTGACTTCTGTGTTTGAAGCTTTCACTCCTTACAATGGAATGGAGGGCAGAGTGGAAAGAATATGGATAACAGATATCGCCGCTGATGGAATTCACTTG GTTGGCCACACAAAAGCATACGTGCAGGTGCTCATAGTTGCTCAAGAAAGCATGCTGGGTACTTCAGCTATTGTTAAGATAACCTCCGTTGGAAGGTGGTCAGTTTTTGGAGAAGTGATTGAGACTCTCAACCAAATAAATCAGAAATCCAAGTCCGTCGAGAAAATGCTCAGCGAGGAAAAATGTTCTCCCTGTTCCGACCCATGTGACAGCTGTGCATGTTCCGGAGAGTCAGAACCTTGTGCTTGTGGACCAGAGAGCTGTGGAGGACAGAGTACTATAGAACAAAGTGATGTTTTGCAGAATGAAGTGCTTCGAGAAGATCAAAATAGAAGAAATCTCATTGGATGGTTACTAAGAAAGCGGAAAAATCAGGCACAGAAAATGGTGGAGAATGGTATTGCGTCGGGATCCCAGAAAAAGCAAGAATGGGCCAAAGGAGCTCCGGAGGAGTGGGGTGTTGTGGATAGGGCACTCCTAGGAGGATTAATTGTCAGCGTTTTTACTACTGTAGCTATACTAATACATCTTGGATTTAAGACCATGTCATCCAAGTGA